From the genome of Pseudomonas yamanorum, one region includes:
- a CDS encoding CDP-diacylglycerol diphosphatase translates to MKRGTVFKTVSGLLCVVALAGAWKWRGNPDALWQIVSRQCVPDQNQHLNPSPCLKVDPAKGFALLKDLNGPYQDLLIPTDKITGIEDIALTRNLLPHYFAQAWKNHDVLSAGLQTPIADRFVSLAINSRYGRSQNQLHIHIACLRPDVFNALNERAATLNEQWQTLPVKLLGHTYSARTMSAADFDLRDPLAILNEYAQAQGDAMASYSLLLTPGANGNFVLLTTRLTLKEWNLASAEELQDHQCNLMGKPPQRPVLAVNDIR, encoded by the coding sequence GGGCAATCCCGATGCGCTGTGGCAGATCGTCAGCCGCCAATGCGTGCCTGATCAGAACCAGCACCTCAACCCCAGCCCGTGCCTCAAGGTCGACCCGGCGAAAGGCTTTGCACTGCTCAAGGACCTCAACGGCCCGTATCAGGATTTGCTGATCCCTACCGATAAAATCACCGGCATCGAAGACATCGCGCTGACCCGGAACCTGCTGCCCCATTACTTCGCCCAGGCCTGGAAAAACCACGATGTACTCTCCGCCGGCCTGCAAACACCGATTGCCGACCGCTTTGTGTCGCTGGCGATCAACTCGCGTTATGGCCGCTCGCAAAACCAGTTGCACATCCATATCGCCTGCCTGCGGCCCGACGTGTTCAACGCCCTTAACGAACGCGCCGCGACCCTCAACGAGCAATGGCAAACCCTGCCGGTAAAACTGCTGGGGCACACCTATAGCGCCCGCACCATGTCGGCAGCGGACTTCGACCTGCGCGACCCGCTGGCGATCTTGAATGAGTACGCGCAGGCCCAGGGCGACGCCATGGCCAGCTACAGCTTGCTGCTGACACCGGGTGCAAATGGCAACTTCGTGCTGCTGACCACGCGGTTGACGCTCAAGGAATGGAACCTGGCGTCTGCCGAAGAGCTGCAAGACCACCAGTGCAACCTGATGGGCAAACCACCACAACGACCTGTTTTAGCTGTTAACGACATCCGGTGA